In the genome of Primulina eburnea isolate SZY01 chromosome 13, ASM2296580v1, whole genome shotgun sequence, the window TTCTCTAAGCCAATCATCCACGTTTTAGTATCAATACACGCTGTAAGTGGgctatttttaaactttaaaatctcgaatttatgcatacatgttttcgatttttacaagaaaaacaAATGGTCGAGTACAATTTTCTTTCTACTCCTTTCTTGTATTGTCATACGATTTTAAAtgcactgtgaggagtcgactgtatacgggtgggaatcccaaccacgacgtacccttacgcggtgggggacataaccgctatacggcctcgcccccttagaggagtaaaaattagggactgacgtcagtaaaccgtagAAAGTAGATGAGTCGCAGTGCCGGGTCAATATTATGCATGTTTACGAAGTACGTATGGAACTCATGTTTTATGTTcgaaatttatgcatgttgtatTTATTGTACTCGATAtttcccccacttgctgagtattccccaaatactcacccccttaCGACCCTCCCCAGATAAGCCCGAAGAACAGATTGAGGAGGAAGAATCCGAgcagttttggggatggtgaacgTTCGAGAAAATTGATTatgtttaagttatttttatttcagtgtttacgtttccgcatttaaaaCTCTGTCGTCTTATTTATTTCGGTGATTGTAAAGACaattgttacgttttgagattatgatatataaactggtttcggtttaaaCTGTACTacgaaaggcttgttgttttcaattgtgtgattgtcaacgacgccggtgtcaatcccgagtttcggggcgtgacagataGAGGATTTTTCCAGTAAAAATTATGTACATCTCTGGCCGACAAATAACAAGTTGAATGCTTTTGGTATGGTCTGCCACAATACCAAATTAAAAACATTTAGCTAAATTTGAAGGAATTCCACTAGATACTCTGACACATGCTTTTTGCTAGGATATCAATTACAGTAGTAAACTTAGCAAATGAACTAAAGGCACACCTCTCTTGTTACAGCCCACAGCAGTGTCATTTCTTTTTCTTGGCAAGTCTCGgagtttaataaataaataaataaaatgggaAAGTGATCAATTGCATATAGTGGAATTTATAGCGCCAAACCAGATAATTATTACGGAAGTAAGATGAAGTTACCGCATAAGCGAGAGCAAGGCACACGCCACTTTGGGTAAACATGGCAGTTATAGTCCTAATGGCATAGTATGCGTAAAGGAAGCTTTTTTCCCTCTTCGAGGCCAACACAACTGCACATATTAACACGGCCAAATATAACCCAAGAAACGCATCATCGCTGAAAAACGTATAAAGATTATTTTTATCAGACCCTACTTCGAGGCCAACACAACTGTAACAGTACTTGTGTTTGCGCAGCCAATAGACGATGTGATCACTGATAATTTTCTCAAAATCGCCACCAATGAAAACGGATCCTTTCTACTCAAAGTCTTCTGTTCAAAAGGGTTTCTACTGGAATGCCGACCACGGATTCTATCAGAAATAATATCAAATGCACATCATCTGTCTCATGATCGATTCGGGTATGCATACGGCATACACCATTCCTTTTCTTATCCCTCTTGCAAGTTTGCGTATAAAATCCAGAAGAACCCAACATTTTTTCTGGTTCCAGGTCTCGTGTGTTGGTCTTCGTAATAGCATCATCTGAGATGCGGGATGTGGTTGGAGCTAGGATAGTAGCTCGACTGACGGGTGCTTTCGCTTCCCTGTCGATCAACAGATATGCATCCGCGGTAGTATTGGAATTGATGAAGCAATACAAAGAAGAATACATACCTCAAATCGTCAATGAGATAATAAGCAGTCCTGATTTCTCCAGAGTCCTACGAGATCCATATGGCAAATGTGTTCTCGAATACGCCAAGCAATACTCTACGTACTTCATCTTTATTTCTCTATCTGCGATATGGCTAGCTTGAAATAAACTAAGTTTAGCTTTAATACAAACCTTATACAATATCGCAGGAAACCATTTGCGAGATTTTGAATCACCAGATCTCCCTACACTCTGATCACATGCATAGTCGTCATCGCCATGGAAAGAAGGTGCTTCCTAAAAGGAAAAGGCAGAGGAATGATCATCGAGAAATATGACGTTTGTCTTCTGTGTTTGAAGTTCCAACCCATCTCAAGATAGATTTCCTCTCTTTGATTATTTGAATCTTTTATGTCCATTAATTTCGATGTTCACTTGTTTGATAATCTTAAAGTGCTTCtcagttatgattgtagttATTTATATATACTAACACGATCCATATGTGTTGCActaatatcaattatattattaaaattaaaaaaaaatgaaacaatttgaatcattttgttatttatcTGAGCTTACCTCCTAAAgaattttttactttttatttttacaattctaTATCATTGATAATAAATTGTATACATCAATCTTTCGTAGACTAACATTGATGattattaatttcttgttaaataagttttaaaataataaataaatcgaCATATGTAAATAAATGCACGTTCAAATAAGATTATCtggtaaatatcaaataaattcttaaatatagattttaaactattgatatgatttttatcattaaaatttgaaatataagaaaagaaataaactttcataaaaaaatgttatttttgtaactattgaattaattagtttgatttcaaaataattaaataaagatattaAATATCATATGTAAAAATTCTGATACTTTGACAAAAACTAATCAATgatcattataattatatttattacaAGGATTGTATCATATATTGTTTTATGATAGAAAATAACTTAAAGTCTTTTTATTGCTCATTAAATATCTTTTCATGAATTacatattcaaagttttgattgatattgattttaCAAGCACATGGATTGCTGAACTTTCTCATAACTAATGACAGAAGGTAATCGAGTTCAAAATAATCGCGTGTCTTTGAAAATTGCAAATAATCACCTATTGTTGCAGTTGCTACTGCTTCAGCTATTGTATGTAATCTTTTGGGTTCTTTACCCTGAAAAAAGTTATGCTCCCAAATTTGATCATACCTCAATGCTTTAAGGAAACAAGATCCCGTGAGATTGAGCATGAAGCGGAAGTTAAAGTACAAACAAGCAGTAAAATTTTGTTTGATTGTATTAAGCACGTTTGATGACACAATTACTAAATATTAATAttagaataatttttattttcaaaaagacAATATTTTTAACCACTCAGCGTCAAGAACACGCTGAGTGGTAAAAAGCATGTGCAACAAATCACAAAAATTGGAAAAAGGTATATTACTAGAAAAATTGGTCATCTGTCTATCAAgagatgagtatcagcagagcAATCTTTGAAGCTACAGGCCTAGGAGTTCGCACTGGCCAAGTTTGCAATAAGTATGCTTATTATATTGAAACTCAAGCTCAGTGACAATGTCTGACAGAAGAACACTGAATGCATTAGTGATGTTATCCTAATCTATTAAGACAAGAGTTCAAATCAATAAACTTCGAGTATTTCTTCTGCAATGAAAAAGACAACAGGATATTCATATGCGCCTACCGTGCAGTTTGGCAAGGGACCAAACCTTCAATGAATACTGACTGACCAGCAAGCACAGTGTAGGTTATTTTCCTCATAGCATCAGGTGGAAGTGCAACATGATGTTGCATCAAACTGTTCTCAAATACAGTTTGCAAAGACATTActgaaaaatatattaaaaaaaaggcTAATTAACTTATCAATAGAATTTCGTCGGGATAATATTCAGTTTCTACAGACAATATTTCAGTCAAATTCACCGCATACAAGTCACCACATGTCAAAAGATCTCACTCTCCTGCAGTCAAGTGTACCAGACTAGATTATCGAGGATGCATcaagaaacaaaaattttacttgtgcatcaaaacaattttgaatctaaaataaaataataaaagccACATAAATAACAAAGCCCTATTTTCTCAGGCTGAAATTCCCAAAGAGTATCTTTGTCAAGTGCAGGGACAAATACACCACGAGGAATATAAACATCACAAGATTTTAGAGCGATTGTTTTTATAGGCCTCTGCATTGAGTGTTTGACCCCAAGAAATGAACGAGACACCATTAGGTGACATTCACAGACAGAACGATAATGAACAACTGCTCTTTAAGAGATCCACACTTTGAAATTGGAAAAAGTTCACAAACCTAGATACCATCAACTATATTTCCCAAAATTTCTAGGCCATAGTTGTTAGTGCGCAAACCAAGGTGCAAAGGGCTCTTGGAACCTTAGGCGCAAGGCGAGGTGTGCCTTATTGAAGAAAGGcgcatgattaatttttaaaaaacatatttataCACTATATCATTATAtgacaaaaatattacttttgaaATAATTACGCTTACCAGAGtgaaaattcatcaataaaaatgatTCTTTGTTTGTTTGATGATTTGGAGACCCTTCGTTGTCGTTGTTgcgcttcttcttcttcttcttcttcaggtTGCTTGCTGGTGTTGGGGCTTTGATCGTTGCTGCCTTGCTTCTTATTTTTTACGCTTATGCTCGGGgctttttttttctaaatcaaCATTCAGCTCTAGGATTTACAGCccatttttgtttaaaaatagaGAGGTTGGGCCAGCCTTCAATCAAAATACAGAAGGGTGGTTACCAAGGAGCGTAGGCACATGTTTTCTACAACTATGTTCTAGACTCAATTCCATAGATTAAGGCTGTATAAAATTTATGGGTGAAGCTTTGGCAAGTTGAtagaaaaacaaacaaacatctTAAAATCTAGGAGTTAGTCATTCGACATTATTCAAA includes:
- the LOC140808580 gene encoding putative pumilio homolog 8, chloroplastic isoform X1, whose amino-acid sequence is MNKFYFLEDFKGKVFWKAMLDYGHSSFLCAVLERRKPKDIRMIFSEVKDQVCMLMFDGYGSNLIVKLAKVCDEQQMNKLVSSVTANVNLLKALCLDPQGSESMKKFLPCLRTPEQISRMISVFSSLTVPLLKDGFGSGVISYCFHVFPTEETQPIDDVITDNFLKIATNENGSFLLKVFCSKGFLLECRPRILSEIISNAHHLSHDRFGSRVLVFVIASSEMRDVVGARIVARLTGAFASLSINRYASAVVLELMKQYKEEYIPQIVNEIISSPDFSRVLRDPYGKCVLEYAKQYSTETICEILNHQISLHSDHMHSRHRHGKKVLPKRKRQRNDHREI